The Megasphaera stantonii genome includes a window with the following:
- a CDS encoding HAD family hydrolase: protein MHIPKVFIFDMDGTMFDTEQISYICWRDVCREYGYELPEDVFRSVIGMDNRRIAAVFGRYFGPEFPYDPIREKKVADQLQYYREHIIPVKPGLQDILAYAKGRGSRCAVASSSPESQIRFLLEKAGVASYFSVVQSGEDVAHGKPAPDIFWEACRRSGAKPEQALVLEDSRNGLLAAHEAHIPSVFIPDIAPVSDDVAALAWKRCRTLADVPALLEAEEKAVERA from the coding sequence ATGCATATACCGAAAGTATTTATCTTCGACATGGATGGAACGATGTTTGACACCGAGCAGATTTCTTATATATGCTGGCGGGACGTTTGCAGGGAATACGGATATGAGCTGCCGGAAGACGTGTTCCGCAGCGTCATCGGCATGGACAACCGGCGCATCGCCGCCGTGTTCGGACGATACTTCGGGCCGGAGTTTCCGTACGATCCGATTCGCGAGAAAAAAGTAGCCGATCAGCTGCAGTATTACCGGGAGCACATCATTCCGGTTAAACCGGGATTGCAGGATATACTGGCCTATGCAAAAGGGCGAGGCAGCCGCTGCGCCGTCGCGTCGTCTTCGCCGGAATCGCAGATTCGCTTTTTGCTGGAAAAGGCCGGCGTCGCTTCGTATTTTTCCGTCGTCCAGAGCGGCGAAGACGTAGCTCATGGCAAGCCGGCTCCGGATATCTTTTGGGAAGCCTGCCGCCGGTCCGGCGCGAAGCCGGAGCAGGCTCTCGTGCTGGAGGACTCGAGAAACGGCTTGCTGGCCGCCCATGAGGCTCATATTCCGTCGGTCTTTATTCCCGACATCGCTCCCGTTTCCGACGACGTTGCGGCGCTGGCTTGGAAGCGCTGCCGGACGCTGGCCGACGTGCCGGCCTTGCTGGAAGCGGAAGAAAAGGCGGTGGAGAGAGCATGA
- a CDS encoding bifunctional 5,10-methylenetetrahydrofolate dehydrogenase/5,10-methenyltetrahydrofolate cyclohydrolase — translation MKLLDGREVAAFHRSRIERRIAELQKGHIQPKLVIFLVGGDKPSAMYAASMQKTARSVGLQADVYQYEAAVQEAELIARIEQCNADSSVFGILLMMPLPPHLDAQSVVNAIRPDKDADGLTDCNVARLFTGRPAFVPCTPQAVMAILDYYGVELAGKEVVVIGRSAVVGKPLAQLCLARNATVTQCHTGTADLKAVTRRGDVVIAAVGKAGLVTADMIKPGAVVIDVGINRVDGKTVGDVAFDEVAGVAGAVTPVPGGVGAVTTMMVLANVIGGTTHSM, via the coding sequence GTGAAGCTGTTGGACGGAAGGGAAGTGGCTGCGTTTCACCGCAGCCGTATAGAGCGCCGTATCGCTGAGCTGCAGAAGGGGCACATCCAGCCGAAACTGGTTATCTTTTTAGTAGGCGGCGACAAGCCGTCGGCTATGTATGCCGCGTCTATGCAGAAGACGGCGCGTTCCGTCGGATTACAGGCAGATGTGTATCAATATGAGGCGGCGGTGCAGGAGGCGGAGCTGATTGCCCGTATAGAACAGTGCAACGCTGACAGTTCCGTGTTCGGTATCTTGCTTATGATGCCCCTGCCGCCGCATCTCGACGCCCAGAGCGTCGTCAACGCGATCCGTCCGGACAAAGACGCAGACGGTCTTACGGACTGCAATGTGGCGCGTTTATTTACCGGGCGGCCGGCTTTTGTGCCTTGTACGCCCCAGGCCGTCATGGCGATTCTGGATTATTACGGCGTCGAGCTGGCCGGCAAGGAAGTCGTCGTCATCGGCCGGAGCGCTGTCGTCGGCAAGCCTCTGGCGCAGCTGTGCCTGGCCCGCAATGCTACGGTTACCCAGTGCCATACGGGCACGGCGGATTTAAAGGCCGTGACGAGACGGGGCGACGTCGTTATTGCCGCCGTTGGCAAGGCCGGTCTGGTTACGGCCGATATGATTAAGCCGGGAGCCGTCGTCATCGACGTCGGCATCAACCGCGTAGACGGCAAAACCGTAGGCGACGTCGCTTTCGACGAGGTTGCAGGCGTAGCCGGAGCGGTGACTCCCGTACCCGGCGGCGTCGGGGCGGTGACGACCATGATGGTATTGGCAAACGTCATCGGCGGAACAACGCACAGCATGTAA
- a CDS encoding class I SAM-dependent methyltransferase, with the protein MHILDTFLIHYLHRFDKYCFTVELHDKKYTIGSGQPLFNVVIHKDIPKRELLSSTSLALGEAYMRKDLEIEGDLFTALQCILSQTSQFSLDKSALKRILYTPESKSYQKQQVSSHYDLGNDFYQLWLDPSMSYSCAYFKQKDDTLEQAQHNKVHYILEKLHLQPGMSLLDIGCGWGYLLIEAAQKYGVKGYGCTLSHEQWKKGQERIEALGLQGQVQIDLIDYRDLIKEGRTYDRIVSVGMLEHVGRSNYSVYMETADHLLKDGGLFLLHYISGLDESVGNPWMRKYIFPGGTLPSLREIINVAYNCDFRVIDVESLRRHYYKTLMCWYDNFQKVHDQIAAERGEEFVRMWDLYLCGCAAAFYIGNIDLHQVLMTKGVNNELPMTRWY; encoded by the coding sequence ATGCATATTTTGGATACGTTTTTAATTCATTATTTACATCGGTTTGACAAGTACTGCTTTACAGTAGAACTGCATGATAAAAAGTATACCATTGGCAGCGGTCAGCCCTTATTTAACGTCGTCATTCATAAAGATATTCCCAAGCGCGAGCTGCTGTCCTCTACGTCCCTGGCCTTGGGCGAAGCGTATATGCGCAAGGATTTGGAAATCGAAGGCGATTTGTTCACGGCACTGCAGTGCATTTTGAGCCAGACCAGCCAGTTTTCCCTGGACAAGAGTGCGCTGAAGCGGATTTTATATACGCCGGAATCTAAGTCCTATCAGAAGCAGCAGGTTTCGTCTCACTACGATTTGGGCAACGATTTTTATCAATTATGGCTTGACCCGTCTATGAGCTATTCCTGCGCTTATTTCAAGCAGAAAGACGATACGCTCGAACAGGCCCAGCACAATAAGGTCCACTATATTTTGGAAAAGCTGCATCTGCAGCCGGGCATGAGCCTCCTCGACATCGGCTGCGGCTGGGGCTACCTGCTCATCGAAGCGGCGCAGAAATACGGCGTAAAGGGCTATGGCTGCACGCTGAGCCACGAACAGTGGAAAAAGGGGCAGGAACGCATCGAAGCCCTGGGACTGCAGGGACAGGTGCAAATCGACCTGATCGACTACCGCGACCTGATTAAAGAAGGCCGGACTTATGACCGTATCGTCAGCGTCGGCATGCTGGAACACGTGGGCCGTTCCAACTATTCTGTCTACATGGAAACGGCAGATCACCTGCTGAAGGACGGCGGCTTGTTCCTTCTCCATTACATCAGCGGCCTCGACGAAAGCGTCGGCAATCCCTGGATGCGCAAGTACATCTTCCCCGGCGGTACCTTGCCGTCGCTGCGTGAAATCATCAACGTCGCCTACAACTGCGATTTCCGGGTCATCGACGTCGAAAGCCTGCGCCGTCACTATTACAAGACCCTCATGTGCTGGTACGATAATTTCCAGAAGGTCCATGATCAGATTGCAGCCGAACGGGGCGAAGAATTTGTCCGCATGTGGGATTTGTATCTCTGCGGCTGCGCCGCAGCATTTTACATCGGCAACATCGACCTGCATCAAGTGCTCATGACCAAGGGCGTCAACAACGAATTGCCCATGACTCGCTGGTATTAA
- a CDS encoding penicillin-binding transpeptidase domain-containing protein: MTEDKDIKQYKKIRKRIGTCVLVLFVFCAFISMRLVYLQVVQRGELTKMADSQAETDRKLQSPRGTIFDRNGKVLAISEMAKSLYADPTMLNKPPADIARMLAPYLRMPEADIQKALEEDTAFVWLERTMDHEKYEGAAQVIKEQKLEGLRFIDENHRFYPNNGLAAQVIGFVGENDEGLDGIEMILDEEIRGNVQTFRLMTDKNNIPIFDSALEKILPDKERSVRLTLDSTIQFLAEKSLDGIMERSRPEGAAVIVMDPKTGEILAMASRPGYNLNEFGKGSAEQYRNRAVVNLYEPGSTFKPIMAAAAIDSGKWDVNRVYHDVGYIQVADRTIQNWDEEGLGDVTVKDILKFSINTGMVKMGLTTGGQTMIDYAKRFGFGKATGIELAGEGAGILFDADDMSEVDEATMAIGQSIAVTPLQMVQAFGAIANGGHMMKPFIIKEIDNPDGSVYQKTEPQEVGRPIKEETASLISKILAEEISSGGGQTAKIDGYEFCGKTGTAQRLDPVHGGYAEGQYIGSFIGFGPLEDPQYVVLIVVDNPNGAYYGAEVAAPVFKEMMTDIVRIKGIRPSQPVAWMIEAGKKPREPKKTRDIPPIHRTDEGVLLPSFIGWDSREVNDWLNEAGLGFVPNGTGHAVYQVPQGGSYVPPGNNVTVTFMR, translated from the coding sequence ATGACGGAAGATAAGGATATAAAGCAATACAAAAAGATTCGAAAACGTATAGGAACGTGCGTATTGGTGCTGTTTGTATTCTGCGCTTTTATCAGCATGCGTCTCGTATATCTGCAGGTCGTCCAGCGGGGAGAGCTCACGAAGATGGCCGACAGCCAGGCCGAAACGGACCGAAAGCTCCAGTCGCCGCGGGGCACGATTTTTGACCGCAACGGCAAGGTATTGGCCATCAGCGAAATGGCGAAATCCTTATACGCTGACCCGACGATGCTCAATAAGCCGCCTGCCGATATCGCCCGCATGCTGGCGCCGTATTTGCGCATGCCGGAAGCGGATATCCAAAAGGCCTTGGAAGAGGATACGGCCTTCGTGTGGCTGGAGCGGACCATGGATCACGAAAAATACGAAGGCGCGGCCCAGGTCATCAAAGAGCAGAAACTGGAAGGGCTGCGGTTTATCGACGAAAACCACCGCTTTTATCCCAATAACGGCTTAGCCGCGCAGGTCATCGGGTTCGTCGGGGAAAACGACGAAGGCCTGGACGGCATCGAAATGATTTTGGACGAAGAAATACGGGGCAACGTGCAGACCTTCCGGCTCATGACCGATAAGAATAACATTCCTATTTTTGATTCGGCCCTGGAAAAGATACTGCCCGACAAGGAACGATCCGTCCGGCTGACGCTGGACAGTACGATTCAATTCCTGGCGGAAAAAAGTCTGGACGGCATCATGGAGCGGAGCCGTCCCGAAGGCGCGGCAGTCATCGTCATGGACCCCAAGACAGGCGAAATCCTGGCTATGGCCAGCCGGCCCGGGTATAATTTGAACGAATTCGGCAAGGGAAGCGCCGAACAGTATCGCAACCGGGCCGTCGTCAACTTGTACGAACCGGGGTCGACGTTCAAGCCGATTATGGCCGCTGCGGCTATCGATTCGGGAAAATGGGACGTAAACCGCGTATACCACGACGTCGGGTATATTCAGGTTGCCGACCGGACGATTCAGAACTGGGACGAAGAAGGCTTAGGCGACGTTACGGTAAAGGATATACTGAAATTTTCCATCAATACAGGTATGGTTAAAATGGGGCTGACCACAGGCGGACAGACGATGATCGACTACGCCAAGCGCTTCGGCTTCGGCAAGGCGACGGGCATCGAGCTGGCCGGCGAAGGGGCGGGCATCCTGTTTGATGCCGACGATATGAGCGAAGTCGACGAAGCGACTATGGCTATCGGCCAGAGTATCGCCGTCACGCCGCTGCAGATGGTGCAGGCTTTCGGAGCCATCGCCAACGGCGGCCATATGATGAAGCCTTTTATTATCAAGGAAATCGACAATCCCGACGGCAGCGTATACCAAAAGACAGAGCCCCAGGAAGTCGGGCGGCCTATTAAGGAAGAAACGGCTTCATTAATCAGCAAGATATTGGCGGAGGAAATTTCTTCCGGCGGCGGCCAGACGGCGAAGATCGATGGATACGAATTCTGCGGCAAGACCGGCACGGCCCAGAGGCTGGACCCGGTGCATGGCGGGTACGCCGAAGGGCAGTATATCGGTTCCTTCATCGGGTTCGGCCCGCTGGAAGATCCTCAGTACGTCGTCCTCATCGTCGTAGATAATCCGAACGGCGCCTATTACGGGGCGGAAGTGGCAGCTCCCGTATTTAAGGAGATGATGACGGACATCGTCCGCATCAAGGGCATCCGCCCGTCCCAGCCTGTAGCATGGATGATAGAAGCGGGCAAGAAGCCGCGCGAGCCGAAGAAGACGCGGGACATACCGCCGATTCATCGGACTGATGAAGGCGTCCTGCTTCCGTCTTTTATAGGCTGGGACAGCCGCGAAGTCAACGACTGGCTGAACGAGGCCGGCCTTGGCTTCGTACCGAACGGCACGGGACATGCCGTATATCAGGTTCCGCAGGGAGGAAGCTACGTTCCCCCGGGGAACAATGTCACAGTAACATTTATGCGTTAA
- a CDS encoding CCA tRNA nucleotidyltransferase, whose amino-acid sequence MEPVVRSVLEALNEAGYEAYIVGGAVRDLLMKRTPHDYDVTTSARPEEIRAVAAARGWRTAEIQSERFGIVVLVVDDMTIETATFRGEAYGDDAHRPEQVWYASTLREDVLRRDFTVNALAMDKDGQIYDYTGGQKDIRKKRLVTVGDARRRFQEDALRLFRACRFTGQLDFLPDKELIQAMPEAFHRVAGLSVERVVGEIDRLMTTPAAYKGLDVLVRTGLGACSCRRRENGVYQDVPILPECSHLPSTPQSRPFHLFDAWFHTLAVVAHTPPDLTIRYGAFFHDVAKGMPGIRGVHKGRYTDYGHDAKGAEVAEAVLLRWRKPPDFAKRVAWLVKTHMKFHYFANTGQGDVDKWLRREALEGPFRRTDELVEAVRQATAVACGDVLGCGHRDADTSGTESFGEYMALLASQMPVGTKDLRYDRRIPDACGRRTGECLRVLLKRVQNKELQNDADVLAEAAEKWLKRHTGDST is encoded by the coding sequence GTGGAACCTGTCGTACGCAGCGTGTTGGAAGCGTTGAACGAAGCCGGGTATGAAGCGTATATCGTCGGCGGCGCCGTTCGGGATTTGCTCATGAAGCGAACGCCTCATGACTACGACGTGACGACGTCGGCCCGGCCTGAGGAAATACGGGCCGTTGCAGCGGCCCGGGGCTGGCGTACGGCGGAGATACAAAGCGAGCGCTTCGGCATCGTCGTCCTCGTCGTCGACGACATGACGATCGAAACGGCAACCTTTCGCGGTGAGGCCTACGGCGACGACGCCCATCGTCCCGAGCAGGTCTGGTATGCCTCGACGCTGCGCGAGGACGTGCTGCGCCGCGACTTTACCGTCAACGCCCTGGCTATGGATAAGGACGGCCAGATTTACGACTATACGGGCGGGCAGAAGGACATCCGCAAGAAACGGTTGGTTACGGTCGGCGACGCGCGGCGGCGGTTTCAGGAAGACGCGCTGCGCCTGTTCCGGGCATGCCGGTTTACGGGGCAGCTTGATTTCCTGCCCGATAAAGAACTGATACAAGCGATGCCTGAGGCATTTCATCGCGTCGCTGGCCTGTCCGTCGAACGGGTCGTCGGTGAAATCGACCGCCTCATGACGACGCCGGCGGCTTATAAAGGACTGGATGTGTTGGTGCGGACCGGCCTCGGCGCCTGCAGCTGCCGGCGCAGGGAAAACGGCGTGTATCAGGACGTGCCCATCTTGCCGGAGTGCAGCCATTTGCCGTCGACGCCCCAGTCGCGTCCCTTTCACTTGTTCGACGCCTGGTTTCATACCTTAGCCGTCGTGGCCCACACGCCGCCGGATTTGACGATTCGCTACGGAGCCTTTTTCCACGACGTCGCCAAGGGCATGCCGGGAATCCGGGGCGTTCACAAAGGCCGCTATACGGACTACGGCCACGACGCCAAGGGCGCCGAAGTGGCCGAGGCCGTTTTGCTGCGGTGGCGCAAGCCGCCGGATTTTGCCAAGAGGGTAGCCTGGCTGGTAAAGACGCATATGAAATTTCATTATTTTGCCAATACAGGGCAGGGTGACGTAGATAAGTGGCTGCGGCGCGAAGCGCTGGAAGGGCCTTTTCGCCGGACAGATGAGCTGGTGGAAGCCGTTCGGCAGGCGACGGCCGTAGCTTGCGGAGACGTCCTTGGCTGCGGCCATCGGGACGCAGATACGAGCGGCACCGAATCGTTCGGCGAATACATGGCCTTGTTAGCCAGCCAGATGCCGGTCGGCACGAAGGATCTGCGCTACGACCGGCGCATACCGGACGCCTGCGGCCGCCGGACGGGAGAATGCCTGCGCGTCCTGCTCAAGCGCGTGCAGAATAAGGAATTGCAGAACGACGCCGACGTACTGGCTGAGGCGGCGGAGAAGTGGCTCAAGCGCCATACTGGAGATAGTACATGA
- a CDS encoding M20 metallopeptidase family protein has protein sequence MHRILQAVQQEAAELTAIRRRCHEHPELSRQETQTMAYIQEKLAEYGIASRHIEHGGILGWIDGQNPGKTLLLRADIDALPIEESDCNLSQQRSCRSHTPGVMHACGHDGHIAMQLVAAKLLNQWKDRWNGKIILMFEQGEEESGPLAYLLHYIEEKSGWHIDACYATHVRWDIPTGKIAVCREAPMAGGFGFEIRINGHGGHGSRPDLAQSPIDCFHAFYSDLQALRMRVVPPLSGLTVSIGSLHSGSALNVIPNDLTFAGTCRFFSYDQAGKRFYEEFLRILDNACRTYGCTYDILHMPKPLFEVQNNPVCAKLAEQAVASYIGPDALTDCTPWMASETFAITARLYPGVLTFTGIANADKGCGANHHTPEFDLDEDGLIYGTTACVGYALDYLTQAPDIPFTRPDEPLEILASRNI, from the coding sequence ATGCATCGTATATTACAAGCAGTACAGCAAGAAGCGGCTGAATTGACAGCCATCCGCCGCCGCTGCCACGAACATCCCGAGCTGTCCCGTCAGGAAACGCAGACGATGGCCTATATTCAGGAAAAGCTTGCCGAATACGGCATCGCCAGCCGCCATATAGAGCACGGCGGCATCCTCGGCTGGATAGACGGCCAAAATCCGGGGAAGACCCTGCTCCTGCGCGCCGATATCGACGCCCTGCCTATCGAGGAAAGCGACTGCAACCTGTCTCAGCAGCGCAGCTGCCGGTCCCATACCCCCGGCGTCATGCACGCCTGCGGCCACGACGGTCACATCGCCATGCAGCTCGTCGCCGCCAAACTGCTGAACCAGTGGAAGGACCGCTGGAACGGCAAAATCATCCTCATGTTCGAGCAAGGTGAAGAAGAATCGGGCCCCTTGGCCTATCTCCTTCACTATATAGAAGAAAAAAGCGGCTGGCACATCGACGCCTGCTATGCTACCCACGTGCGCTGGGACATTCCGACGGGAAAAATCGCCGTCTGCCGCGAAGCGCCCATGGCCGGCGGCTTCGGCTTCGAAATCAGGATCAATGGCCACGGCGGCCACGGCTCCCGTCCTGATTTGGCCCAAAGCCCTATCGACTGCTTCCACGCTTTTTACAGCGACCTGCAGGCCCTGCGCATGCGCGTCGTGCCGCCCCTGAGCGGGCTCACCGTATCCATCGGTTCGCTCCACAGCGGCAGCGCCCTCAACGTCATCCCCAACGACCTGACATTTGCCGGCACGTGCCGCTTCTTCAGTTACGACCAGGCCGGCAAACGGTTTTACGAAGAATTCCTGCGCATCCTTGACAACGCTTGCCGCACCTACGGCTGCACCTACGATATCCTGCACATGCCCAAGCCCTTATTTGAGGTACAGAACAACCCGGTCTGCGCAAAACTCGCCGAACAAGCCGTCGCTTCCTATATCGGCCCTGATGCCCTGACTGACTGCACGCCCTGGATGGCCTCGGAAACCTTCGCCATCACAGCCCGCCTCTACCCCGGCGTCCTGACCTTTACGGGCATTGCCAACGCCGACAAAGGCTGCGGCGCCAACCACCACACGCCGGAATTCGACCTCGACGAAGACGGCTTGATCTATGGAACCACAGCCTGCGTAGGCTACGCCTTGGACTACCTGACCCAGGCGCCGGATATTCCCTTCACGCGGCCTGACGAGCCGCTGGAAATCCTCGCCTCGCGGAATATCTAA
- a CDS encoding cob(I)yrinic acid a,c-diamide adenosyltransferase, producing the protein MDTGLIHIYCGDGKGKTTAAVGLTIRCVGRGGRVVFAQFLKTRETGELAVLQQLDAVTVMRGEGPSKFTFQMTPDELEETKRQQRALFHEIVEHCRRETPDMLVLDEALPACRLGLLPEDELLSFLRTRPDTLEVVLTGRDPSERLLALADYVSEICKRRHPYDRGIAARAGIEE; encoded by the coding sequence ATGGACACCGGATTGATTCATATATATTGCGGCGACGGCAAGGGGAAGACGACGGCCGCCGTCGGCCTGACTATCCGCTGCGTCGGGCGGGGAGGCCGCGTCGTATTCGCTCAGTTTCTCAAAACCAGAGAAACAGGCGAGCTGGCCGTCCTGCAGCAGCTGGACGCCGTCACGGTGATGCGGGGCGAAGGCCCTTCCAAATTCACCTTTCAGATGACGCCGGACGAGCTAGAAGAGACGAAACGGCAGCAGCGAGCCCTGTTCCATGAAATCGTCGAGCACTGCCGCCGGGAAACGCCGGACATGCTCGTACTGGATGAAGCCCTGCCGGCGTGCCGTCTGGGACTACTCCCGGAAGACGAACTGCTTTCCTTCCTCCGTACCCGGCCCGATACGCTGGAAGTCGTCCTGACCGGCCGCGACCCGTCAGAGCGCCTGCTCGCCCTGGCCGACTACGTATCGGAAATCTGCAAGCGCAGGCATCCCTACGACAGGGGAATTGCAGCCCGTGCCGGCATTGAAGAATAA
- a CDS encoding MarR family winged helix-turn-helix transcriptional regulator, whose translation MDENELHVLLMLGFYRSNREIVKQTTNSGLMPGQPKILEFLSSNDGCNQKEISRGCVLDKSTVTSLLKRMEKIGLIRKEFHQDDLRCARIYLTDAGKEKAAWVRSVMRDIDGQGWQGISDEERRCFMDVFHKIIRNQKKWDERY comes from the coding sequence ATGGACGAAAACGAACTGCACGTTCTCTTGATGCTGGGCTTTTATCGCTCCAATAGGGAAATCGTGAAGCAAACGACGAACAGCGGGCTGATGCCGGGACAGCCTAAGATTTTGGAATTTTTAAGCTCCAACGACGGCTGCAACCAAAAGGAAATCAGCCGGGGCTGCGTATTGGATAAGTCGACGGTGACGAGCCTGCTGAAGCGCATGGAAAAGATCGGACTCATCCGCAAGGAGTTTCATCAGGACGATTTGCGGTGCGCCCGCATTTATTTGACGGACGCGGGAAAGGAAAAGGCCGCCTGGGTGCGGTCGGTCATGCGGGATATCGACGGGCAGGGCTGGCAGGGCATATCCGACGAGGAACGCCGCTGCTTTATGGACGTGTTCCACAAGATTATCCGCAATCAGAAAAAATGGGATGAACGGTATTGA
- a CDS encoding multidrug effflux MFS transporter codes for MMQRKKMMAFLTVFLGMLAAIAPLSTDMYLPALPFMMEDFSVTPSMIQLTLTASMAGMAAGQIIAGPASDDMGRRKPLVIGMAVFTLSTIGCIFSSSIYLFLAFRFVQGFSGGAGIVIARAIARDVCKGPALTRFFSMLMLVNGLAPILAPVIGGQILRFAAWQGVFVLLAFIGAALTAGAFAMGETLPARRRAAGGVLSSLKGFGGLFRQSYFMGHCLMQCFAFAAFFAYISGSSFVFQNVYHVSPQGFSLIFGTNGIGLMLSGALTGRLAGTVADWKTLRASLWIAVVGSAVLLASFFAQAPLPVVVVVLFITVSTLSALGTSSFSLAMQSQGRNAGSASALIGFFSMISGAVMAPVVGIAGSYTAIPMGVVMVVGELGALLSFYGLIYPAHKNEW; via the coding sequence ATGATGCAGCGAAAGAAAATGATGGCCTTCCTGACGGTCTTTTTAGGCATGCTGGCGGCTATCGCGCCGTTATCGACGGATATGTATCTGCCGGCCCTTCCGTTCATGATGGAAGATTTTTCCGTTACGCCATCTATGATTCAGCTGACGCTGACGGCGTCGATGGCCGGCATGGCGGCCGGGCAGATTATCGCCGGACCGGCCAGCGACGATATGGGGCGGCGCAAGCCTCTCGTCATCGGCATGGCCGTATTTACGCTGTCTACGATAGGTTGTATTTTTTCTTCGTCTATTTATCTCTTTTTAGCCTTTCGCTTTGTACAGGGCTTTTCCGGCGGGGCCGGCATCGTCATTGCCAGGGCGATTGCCCGCGACGTATGCAAGGGGCCGGCCCTGACGCGGTTTTTCTCCATGCTCATGCTGGTCAACGGGCTGGCGCCTATTTTAGCGCCGGTCATCGGCGGGCAGATCCTGCGGTTTGCGGCTTGGCAGGGCGTGTTTGTCCTGCTGGCCTTCATTGGGGCCGCTTTAACGGCCGGCGCGTTTGCCATGGGAGAAACCCTGCCGGCGCGGCGGCGGGCTGCCGGCGGCGTCCTGTCCAGTTTGAAAGGCTTTGGCGGATTGTTTCGCCAGTCTTATTTTATGGGCCACTGCCTGATGCAGTGTTTTGCCTTTGCCGCCTTTTTCGCCTATATATCGGGGTCGTCCTTCGTGTTTCAAAATGTATATCACGTGTCGCCGCAGGGATTCAGCCTCATCTTCGGCACGAACGGCATCGGCCTCATGCTGAGCGGCGCGCTGACGGGACGTTTGGCCGGCACGGTAGCCGACTGGAAAACGCTGCGGGCGTCGCTGTGGATTGCCGTCGTCGGCAGCGCCGTATTGCTGGCTTCTTTCTTCGCCCAGGCGCCGCTGCCCGTAGTTGTCGTCGTCCTCTTTATCACCGTGTCGACCCTGTCGGCTTTGGGGACGAGCAGCTTTTCCCTGGCCATGCAGTCCCAGGGCCGCAACGCCGGCAGCGCGTCGGCCCTCATCGGCTTCTTCTCCATGATATCGGGAGCCGTCATGGCCCCGGTCGTCGGCATTGCCGGCAGTTATACGGCCATTCCCATGGGCGTTGTCATGGTCGTGGGAGAACTGGGGGCGTTGCTGTCGTTTTACGGGCTGATTTATCCGGCTCATAAGAATGAATGGTAA